The Episyrphus balteatus chromosome 4, idEpiBalt1.1, whole genome shotgun sequence genome includes a window with the following:
- the LOC129917741 gene encoding protein Cep89 homolog, which produces MTTFFVQTLFTNGVQLPKRTKSVVFKNYCFSFNIVLCNMTTSSKKGKLITDLDQSDSQIPVRDKPLHSSRVIMGKKHLSNLCGNFPNRSRSAEWNPKKQQGSTDFETVLHDKDKQMESLVQRIGLLYKYNNQFAKENKKLLTLLKQTEANNSKECEVCSQLTAEKNSILEANSNLQNDVAMMKVLVYRLNVQIESYQDKLRNTNGSMLDDETPRSEFHERKNLDSCWGPVNSETLGPLLNSYEEMIKDKNDLIQQHEKELKHFTGELKKVIDENLQLQQECDVIKKSSNGWLETKTRLQSQLDSLKSKLDIQTKRADLAKEKLLEVIQCYEQKTQNQSLDLEHLQNAYSRCKNELVAIKSSTANQQNAIVESLKECKELFEELKSQHKNEKSSLESKIEELRKENTELLLKNEELKKQEAVLKNEFNSERCTFEELKAKTIALQKITDKLKKSRDRLKARLKIALEWAKKLEQEHSNFENNWEAVKRLETVVKHKEAQLRGLHARHVEEMDKMRQKLEQKEDTIKNILKSKINI; this is translated from the exons ATGACAACGTTTTTCGTTCAAACTTTGTTTACAAATGGCGTTCAACTTCCGAAACGAACCAAGAGTGTTGTGTTCAAgaattattgtttttcttttaatattgtcCTTTGCAATATGACGACTTCTTCCAAAAAAGGCAAACTAATAACAGATTTAGATCAATCAGATAGTCAAATACCAGTTAGAGATAAACCACTTCACTCAAGCAGAGTAATTATGGGGAAGAAACATCTTAGTAATCTATGCGGAAACTTTCCCAATCGAAGTCGTAGTGCTGAATGGAatccaaaaaaacaacaaggtTCAACTGATTTTGAGACTGTG CTCCACGATAAAGATAAACAAATGGAGAGCTTAGTTCAGAGAATAGGACTGCTTTATAAGTATAACAATCAATTCgccaaagaaaataaaaaacttttaacccTTCTTAAACAAACTGAGGCTAACAACTCTAAAGAATGTGAAGTTTGTAGTCAACTTACAGCGGAAAAGAATTCAATACTTGAAGCAAATAGTAATTTGCAAAACGATGTGGCAATGATGAAAGTTTTAGTTTACAGATTGAATGTACAAATCGAAAGCTACCAAGATAAACTCAGGAATACAAATGGAAGCATGTTGGATGATGAAACACCTCGCAGTGAGTTTCATGAGAGAAAGAACCTAGACTCTTGTTGGGGTCCTGTCAACAGTGAAACATTAGGTCCGCTATTAAATTCCTATGAGGAAATGATTAAGGACAAAAACGATTTGATTCAGCAACATGAAAAAGAACTGAAACATTTTACTGGCGAATTGAAAAAAGTCATCGATGAGAATTTGCAATTACAACAAGAGTGTGATGTTATTAAAAAGTCTTCCAATGGTTGGTTGGAAACCAAAACACGTCTTCAATCACAGCTTGATTCTTTGAAATCAAAACTGGATATTCAAACAAAACGAGCTGATTTGGCCAAAGAAAAACTATTGGAAGTCATTCAATGTTATGAACAGAAAACTCAAAATCAGTCACTTGATCTTGAGCATTTGCAGAATGCGTATTCGCGTTGTAAGAACGAACTTGTCGCCATTAAGAGCTCTACAGCAAATCAGCAAAATGCCATAGTTGAATCCCTAAAAGAATGTAAAGAACTTTTCGAAGAACTCAAATCAcaacataaaaacgaaaaatctaGCTTAGAATCCAAAATAGAAGAACTACGCAAAGAAAACACAgaacttttactaaaaaatgaagaacttaaaaaacaagaagcggttttgaaaaacgaattcaaCTCAGAAAGGTGTACATTTGAAGAGTTGAAGGCGAAAACAATAGCTCTTCAGAAAATTactgataaattaaaaaagtcaagGGATAGATTGAAAGCTCGTTTGAAAATTGCCCTTGAATGGGCTAAAAAATTGGAACAGGAGCattcaaatttcgaaaataactGGGAGGCAGTTAAACGTTTGGAAACGGTAGTGAAACATAAAGAAGCTCAATTGAGGGGACTACACGCACGTCATGTGGAGGAAATGGATAAAATGCGACAAAAGTTGGAACAGAAAGAGGATaccattaaaaatattctgaaatccaaaataaatatatag